The Juglans microcarpa x Juglans regia isolate MS1-56 chromosome 2S, Jm3101_v1.0, whole genome shotgun sequence genome has a window encoding:
- the LOC121251662 gene encoding stress-response A/B barrel domain-containing protein UP3-like produces the protein MLSLKGRTLFSPPFSFALSLPKHIPHLRPSFSLKTYSQSSPSKSPVKMSSSQTVVEHVVLVKVKENTDLSKVNTMVSRLNSLSSLEQVLHLTAGPVLRSGSSSLNFTHALHSRYRTKDDLAAYSAHPSHLSVVKESLLPIIDDIMAVDWVAAGGDVDDFVVPPPGSAIRFTFLKLKENLGDNVKSEILAVIKEIKGNFSQIKQISCGENFSPARAKGFSLASLVIFPEVSEMEAVDSNEEWMNSQKEKVRDYLEGVVCVDYVIPQPQSASL, from the coding sequence ATGCTCTCCCTGAAGGGCCGTACACTGTTTTCCCCTCCATTTTCCTTCGCACTCTCGCTCCCCAAACACATCCCTCATCTTAGGCCCTCATTTTCCCTCAAAACCTACTCTCAATCCTCACCTTCCAAATCCCCCGTTAAGATGTCCTCGTCTCAGACCGTCGTCGAGCACGTCGTACTCGTCAAGGTCAAAGAGAATACCGACCTCTCCAAGGTCAACACCATGGTCAGTCGCCTCAACAGCTTGAGCTCCCTCGAGCAAGTCCTCCACCTCACCGCCGGTCCGGTCCTCCGATCCGGGTCCTCCTCCCTTAACTTCACCCACGCACTCCACAGCCGCTACAGGACCAAGGACGACCTCGCGGCCTACTCTGCCCACCCCAGCCACCTCAGCGTGGTCAAGGAGTCCCTCCTCCCGATCATCGACGACATCATGGCGGTCGATTGGGTCGCCGCCGGTGGCGATGTTGATGATTTTGTCGTCCCACCGCCTGGCTCCGCCATTCGATTCACCTTCTTGAAGCTCAAGGAGAACTTGGGTGATAACGTAAAATCTGAGATCCTCGCGGTTATTAAGGAAATTAAGGGCAATTTCTCCCAGATCAAGCAGATTAGTTGCGGGGAAAACTTCTCGCCGGCGAGAGCCAAGGGGTTCTCGCTGGCTTCGCTAGTGATTTTTCCAGAAGTGAGCGAAATGGAGGCGGTGGATTCGAACGAGGAATGGATGAATTCCCAAAAGGAGAAGGTTAGGGATTACCTGGAGGGCGTGGTCTGCGTTGATTATGTGATACCGCAGCCACAATCCGCGAGTCTCTGA